The DNA window GATTTCTAATGCCAAATGATAAAGTTACAACCCTCTTAACTACAAAGGCTTCTGTGAGAAAAATATGGGTTTTTCCCtcaaagatggcggccaagggacataacatttgtaaagtgtggaacataacttttgtaaagtgtggattggtctataaGGTAACCCATATCTATTCTAAAACACGTGCATGGTGAACGTCCTTTATACTTAAAAAGTCTTGCTTACTGCTTATCATATCCcataataacattttcatcaattgcgAATATAAATGTTGGCACAATAAACATGCATCGGgttatctttttatgaaaaatattgataGCTCCCACTgcctgcactgtttcggagatgACGTCATGGCGTCAGCAATAAGTAATGTGTGGGAATCCATTTCATTCAattctttgaagaaaaaaaaatcattttcgcCCCGttcatgtacaagtatatgagagagagagagagagagagagagagagagagagagagagagagagagattttgaaCTATGTTTAAGATTATCATTTCATATGCATTACTTAAACCACAAGAAATATTAGGAAAGcttttatttgtattattatCAACTACACTAcagtatttcaaaataaacaaagacaCCCAACAGCGAAATAAACTGGTGTATGCAAGCGCGCACACATCTTTTCATGCACACATCAAAATCATATACCGTCCACAAAGGACACTTATGTTTACAAAACTGTACATCTAAGATACATGCATtgttataaaattaaacttaCCCTAAATTCTGCGTACTATCACAGTAGCACATGAAATAATGCCAAGACAGCGGTAATGTCCTCATTATATAACTAAAAATACTTTGGTGTATGATGAAACTGAAACACAGGCACGAAGCATCAGGAGGGACCGATGGGGGGACTGGCCCCCACTTCCCCACGTTTTCTCgctgtaataattttttttaatttacatataaaaaagtaaattatcatggagtcccccccccccacacacacttttttgggaccataaaacagtaaaattgaaGATATAGGTAACCGCACCCCAAAACCCCTCCACGATTAGCAATTTCGGGAATTTGGGAAGTTGCCTTTTTCTTGcctgtcaagattttttggatgagtctgcccacCCCCCCTCCCAACTATTAAAAACGATGCTACAGTACGTGCCCGAAACAAAAAACAGAAGACGGAGAAGTCGGAATATTTAAAATAGCAAGCGAACggcactaatataaaaaattggaaaaatacttTTAATGACCCTGAAAAGTTCATATTCcagttttgttatactttcatgctaaatactaaaatctgattggtttggACGTAGtttataatccgttctattaccctcagcgtaacGAATTGTTACGTGCGcaaaaattatgcgcgtacggttcgctgtagaattcacgttatttaaaaaaaaaaaaaaaaagaagtaaagtTTTCCTTAAacttaagacattcagtataataatataaatagtgcctgtttgggaggataacagttgaaattcacacccctcgaaaaccattatATGATGGGGCCCTCGATGTTTCCGATGCCGATCTTTAAAATCCCATTATAATGAATAGTGtactaatatgtaaacggtgtgaccgttggaccgagcgcagattagcacagtgcagtttgatttttgtataataaaatctattttaaaaaacgCACACAGATCCTaatgcctactcaaatcattcgtcaaagttaaactaaacgtcgcgtgctcagtttacattatgacgtcatatttcagacgtaaaacgttcaagttttttCAACGGAAATACCCGAAGAGAGTTCCATgattccgattttttttttatttttcttttcattgttcatcaattcaattcatgtgaatgccgctgtaataaatttgaatactttatttagtatctaaaagatcagttccttgacgttaatgtttttattttccctcTGATAATCTGATAAGACATACAttgaacaagtcgtgtttcttgattgaggcactattgaaacttatctggtgtcctcttttatttcttttaatttatattaccttctattgaaacactggaacttatttaatcgagtttaggggcaataaacatcgatgagtaccagtcaatcaatgatcgaactaactttttaaaaacaaaatggctgccaatatggcggcgcccagggctggaagaaattttttttggccttagtacccctgattcaacattcatttttcaatgattttcttatatatacgtgttaccattaatcctcgcttcgcgaggcgggcttcgcccgcctctcgctgcgctcggtataagtAGGGACCTGAATCTCAAAACCTAGAGACGACCACATCATTATATTTGACAGTGGTAGTGGctaccctgaaaatttcagtatCCAGGGTAGGGGCCCTCGATGTTTCCGACCCCGATGTTTAAGATTCcatttatagcgagcgcagctcgccggtgcccagcgccggctagcgaagcgagctctaagaaccagtgtgcgcgggaaaaagaacgagctaaacctacagttcatcaaacaatttttttttgtctacgtcccataatgctctctaatgttttcacccgtggtgctatgccaaaaatggccgacttttaactcgtaatttacggtgacttaaagtttgaagacacgttttgagtaccgcatatgctttggcgagactcaaaagatttgttacatggttccataccttcgtaatgagtcgagaaacgtaaacaaagacgaacaaagtcatggatgacgtcacagtgcactcgcgccatatttcccgcgataaatttagaggtggatcaaacatctgtaatgagtgtactggctatttcagtatagtctgtgatacctgcctcattgacatatgatttgtttttaatcttttttaatatagagatttatatatatatactagcaagagccatactttactgtcatatcgatccatttttaagctaattgtgcatgcatgtacagtaggcaggtataAGTAtgtgagtagggaggaaattaacaataggacattttgaactaaataaaaaggaataaaatgaaacaatagacaggtaaaaaaaattatgtagatattgcatatagtcagaccattaaatttaaaagtgggaaattacacacctacaaacaggtaacgggctctctctctctctctctctctctctctctctctctctctctctctctctctctctctctgggtagggggttgcgctgtatgtatcatgaCCATtgaaattagtacctttggcatactcattgtagagcaatactctcaaAAAAtttttgacgttcgttgatacctaaataaaactataagttgacaatgatgcaaggtatgtgtaattcttgctgcgctcgccagaacggtagcaccgtaaaacatattaatgaaGAGTGGACTATGAGAAGGGACCCATACTTAaaaaactagagatgaccacatcaccatattttcacagtgccAGTGGTTTACCATTAGAAGatgaccctgaaaatttcagacttagaaattttgaattgcaaactgcgttctagaatTCTGTTCAATTTTAAATTGCGAATAGCGAACTGCGTTCCAAAAACCGATTGCCCCGAAATATTTTGGCATAGAATTTAGACGTGGATTGAGATGAATGTTgtcattgttgttgttgtaaatgTTTTGATAGGGAGTAATATTTGTTCGAATTGATTTGTATTGCTTTTACATGTTTTGCttgttttgcttttatttaGCTTAATTGGCTTACTAGTATTATCACTTTTATGAGTAGtactttggggggggggggggggggggggaggggggtaccATGGTATTgttagttaaaaaaaagatgaccACGATGTATGGATActttatttcaagaaaaaaaatttattaagtaCAATGTCCCtctttattatttcatttttaaaaatgatctgaACCCGATACAAACTATCATATAAAAGATTCTtgtttatctcatacgtgtggtgtatgttacgcgtgtgataaacctttgatATATCAAAtgggtgatgctttatcaaatacttccggtctgaactatttttgacacaacccctcgcttcaaccacctattttcgaagatttgctataTAGTACTTCCAacatctactacaaaaattaatttaaaattggttTTGTCAacgatttaaattacaaatatgaaggaaaacacataactgcgtagcacaggcgtcggaaccggggggctattgtgagtggggggggggggggttaacctcccccccccccccccacacacacaccccttttttgcaaagttattcataaccgtaacaacaagacccttttttcttgtttgtcaagatttttgattagtttagcccacttccaactttcaatttgctttgtgaagtttataaaactgcaaatccCGACGAAGCGATGAAAAcagcgctctggttgtgtttatgtacaagaacttaccgaaataatgtttcataagacttttattccaccaccagtaagcatccttattcactattttcaatttctaatcataaggctagcctagtgtttgttttattaaacatcaacaactgttcctcgttcgagtcaattcaaactaacgagcattcgcaactttgtgtaggcctatgtcaacaaacttgattattcaagtcttctaatcggaattccatttaatcaagtgaataagctcttagaaaaattattcagagctaaaaaattatttaaaggtttatttcagtgaaactttacattaaaacagatagatttatctcaggaatgacgtactaaattgtattgcgcaaggtcacaacagccgcataacacaacgttgcatcatcgtttttaatctttgaaaaataaaaacaattcaggtcacacaagggactgtctcaaaagcttcataatataaatcaaattgtatgagataaatagaacatctataattgtgtgattttatatttgctttatccaacgagttgaaatggtgtatatattcgcgaggcttgccgagcgaatattaccatttcaacgagttggataaagcaaatataaaatcacacaatatagatatcctctatatatcaGATGGACATTATTTCATCTCAGTGTACTTAATCAATTAAAATCCCAAGAATGGTAATAATATCTGGATTGTGTTCGTGGTCAGATTTCTCATAGTTCATATAAAATCATGTGTTACATCTTGCAGTAAAGCAGGTAAGATGATTTTGGAAGTGAAATGGTTTACTTTCATCAAGTATCAGTCACGGATCTTTCTGGCAAATAATGGCCAATAAATCTTACAGCGAGTACAAGATATAACATTTCCACTTCCATTCAAACAGTCAATAGAACGTAGCTGAATTGACCAAGATGGATTATTGGAAATTCTCTCGTAGAAATTTAAAACATCTGGCAATTGTATTTTGGGGTTGTATTTGTCAAACTAAGATGGTTGTATGTTCAATTGATATCCTATAATTAAATGTTCATGCATTATGGCAGTGAATAATCAAAATGGAAAGCATCCATAATCGATACTGATTCGTTTTTCAGAGTAATTTGATCATGGCAAGATATGTGCtctttcaatatatataattaatatgccATTTAGAAATACAGAAGGAGGAAATTTAATTTGTGTTGAGCAATGTCTTTAGATTAACTGCAAAACGCTCACACAAAGAAAGCACATCATTTCAATGAATTGGACTTGTAAAATGTGTTAGGGTAGATTTCGTATATAGAGCCTACCTGAACACCCTGGGACAGACAGGGTTGGCCGCGGGCACTAAGAGTCGATGATATATAGAACATTTGTCATTCTGTGGACCCTGGTCACTCTTGGGAAATTAATACGAGGGTTATCCAATACTTCAGAGGGACCCGGCCCCTATGTTTGGTGGTAACATAAGACATGAAGGCCTTTCATCTGACCTTGACTAGCTACAATGGAACCACACAAAACCGAATTACAAGTTTTCAGGCAAGCTTCGTAAGCTCGGGTTTAccatcaaaataattaatcttcatttttcttttctaaacttgtgatactttttatttcattgcataTAGTGGCTATGTATATAGGACATTTGTCTTTTATGTATGAGATTATCTCGATAAAATTCCATCTTGAGGTTTAGTACACAAAAGGATCATTAACTATTTCCTTTGGGAGTAATGACAACCCTGATCATCCGCTTACTACATTAATCCAGGAAGAGTTCTTCAGTTCAATCATCAAATACAGGCGACTGATTATGGAGTCTCATGATCGTAGTTCTCAAATGATAACAAAAAAGTCACAATTCCATGATCGATTTTACAGTTACTAAATGCCATCTATCAAACCAGTCCCAGGTCGCACATTTTAAGTGTCTAGAATAATCAACATACTTGTATACTGAAAACTATAATCACACTAtcatgtttatttaaatatcttaaacattagatatttacattcagtgtatatttccccttatgtttgcattggaaatctgcgacgttcaaaTTCCATATTAATACTCTTAGCCTATCCATGCACCATGACCACAGGTATAAACGCCATCACATTTattattgtaagattaaatgaaacctTACATTACCAATGTGaggaaaaataatcatttaatcatATATCTACTCGTTTTTAAACAAAGGATTTTTCCctacaaagtttctggcactaaATTTTTTGTCGCGGAATcgaactaaataacatgtttatATTGCTGTTCcgtgtatgtttcatatcccttaCTAAGGGCGTATATAAAGGCTTTAAAGTGATAATACACAAATACTTAATgcaaataaacatcaatatgaatataattataagCATTGAATACCTATTTTTGGATGTtgtcggtcctataacacaccaatCGGTGCAGCTaacgcggtattcaatttgtctgcacagccTTGGTGATTACAAATATAGTCATGCCACTTAAAGAAATCACTCTAGTCAGTAAAAGACTtcgtcaaaaataaaaaaaacacgtttcaactattttttttaaagatgataaTTTTGTGCAATTGTCAATATGTGATGTAGTGTGTTGTGGTTGAACCATGGTTCAGCAAGCTTCACAGATTGATGTCTCATGACAGTGACGTAGCGATCACCCTTCTTCTCGGACAACACATCTTTTCACACTCTCTCCGGAAAAGTGAGTTAAAGAACGAGTAGATGATCGGGTTAGCACATGAGTTAATGAGATACGATCTGAGGAACACCTGATACACCACTTCACCCCCGTATGATATGTGTTCCCACTCCCCGGGATAAACAGATCGGTGAATGGCCAATGACAGGAAAGGGAGGAAGCTCAGAATGTAGGCCAAGGTCACAATAAACAACATCAAGGTTGTCTTCTCCAGTCTGAGTTTTGGGATACCCGGCGGTGTGTGTACGTCTTTAATCTTCACGTTCCTGATCACAGATAGCGAGTCCACGGTCGTACTTTCTCGGGAGGTCAAATTATTTTGAGAATTATTTGTCCTTGACAGTCGAACAAGAACGTCCTTGGAGTTGGACATATACTGCTTTCGAAACTTCCATCGTTTGTACACTGCGATTCCAATAAACGAATATAACACTGATATTACAGTAAAAATTGTGATGGTTGCAATGCTATGaaaagcaaaataagagagaaCAAATGGCGAGTTCAGGAACCTGTTCTCAACCAAGCAGTTCTTAGCGAAAACGTTGGTGTCCAACACGGTGGTAAAAGTTCCATACATGACCAGGGCAGGCCAAGTGCTAAATATAGAAACTACGAGGCAAATGACAATCCCAATGTTTGCATGACGGACACTCATGCCCCTTTTGCTGCTGCTACAGATCCTTTGGTATCTGTCTATAGCAATGACAACCATGATGAGCGCAGCGAAAGTGTTGCACAGATAGGTAAAAAACCGAGATAGtttacaaataatattgaaatcaaaattcatAGGATTTGTCATCATGGCGAGTTCTGTTGGCATGGTAATGAGACAATTAAAAAGATCAACGATTGCTAAAGATAAGATAAAAACCTTTGACGAGCCTTTTTCTTTCCAGCGGAGGTACACGTAGCAGACGAGAGAGTTTCCCGGGATCCCTATCAATAATAACACGCACGTGAACACAATAGCTGCGATGTTCTCCTGTAGTTTATGCTGGATGACGTAATCAAGCGTTATTAATGACGTAGTATTATCTTCCATTTTTAGATGTCCTAAACAACGTTTCgaattgtttttatcaaataatctGTGGGGAGCTCCGATTCGGTGGCACTGAATCCTTTAAACATGGATCATTTTACTTGAGATGTTAAACATTTGCTCTGTCAACTAACAGCTGCGAAGACAAATGAATCCAGATGCACAAAATAAAGTAGACAACTTCACgattatcttttaatttttcagcaAAGTTTGCATCATTTCCTCTTTTCTTTGATGAAGCTTTGTTCTCATCACTGTAGGCGCTCGACCCAATGCCGCACAGGGAGCGAATGGGTATGTCGATTGTTATGTGAACAGATCGATACCACAGGCCGCTAATGCaacaaggttttaaaaattattttccataGCAAAGATTGATGAAATTGATCATACTCGTTTGTTTGTACATGGGCATTAATAGTGTTAAATTCCTCTGTGATTTTCTGTTAACTCAATAGGGGTCCATTAAATACTTATTGTCTTGCGCCATTGTTATTGGACACAGTCGTTCTTGGTGGACTCACGTGACACGTAGTTTTGTTTGTTTCGTTTCATCATCTACTTACTTACATCCAATAAGTATTTTCTGGCAGTCACAAGGTCACAGAACTTGACCTACGACCCCTGGTTGTTGATGTCAGGTTGAGAGTCTTCATTAAATTGTGTTGTAAACATGTCAATCGCTGGCAGACGACATCCGTGTATCAGACAGCTAAGTCGGGCAACATCTGTAGCAAccaatatatattgtttcattCATCATGTT is part of the Crassostrea angulata isolate pt1a10 chromosome 3, ASM2561291v2, whole genome shotgun sequence genome and encodes:
- the LOC128175131 gene encoding cholecystokinin receptor type A-like, translating into MEDNTTSLITLDYVIQHKLQENIAAIVFTCVLLLIGIPGNSLVCYVYLRWKEKGSSKVFILSLAIVDLFNCLITMPTELAMMTNPMNFDFNIICKLSRFFTYLCNTFAALIMVVIAIDRYQRICSSSKRGMSVRHANIGIVICLVVSIFSTWPALVMYGTFTTVLDTNVFAKNCLVENRFLNSPFVLSYFAFHSIATITIFTVISVLYSFIGIAVYKRWKFRKQYMSNSKDVLVRLSRTNNSQNNLTSRESTTVDSLSVIRNVKIKDVHTPPGIPKLRLEKTTLMLFIVTLAYILSFLPFLSLAIHRSVYPGEWEHISYGGEVVYQVFLRSYLINSCANPIIYSFFNSLFRRECEKMCCPRRRVIATSLS